The Micropterus dolomieu isolate WLL.071019.BEF.003 ecotype Adirondacks linkage group LG11, ASM2129224v1, whole genome shotgun sequence genomic interval CACCGATTGatcactgatttacccctgatcacagcctgactgtCGCTGAGCTCTCTGAccagcaaatcgggctaaaaatcgcgtagtgtgaactaggctttagggGCTTGGTTTCCTCTCCCCGCGCTCATGGCGTCCTTTTTGGctacagcaggcagctgttttcagcaaagaaATCCACTGTTCACTCCCTGCCCAGCACAAAACAGCAGACTTAGCAACGAGCTGGTGAacaaagtgaagcatttagcagctaaatagaCATATTTCCTGAGTGAAGACCAAAAGCGGAGCTAAAAGGTGTGAAATCCTGGACATTCTGCAGGATATTATTTATTGCAAGATTTATTCAAGTGATTGTTGActaataaaacaagaaatactCCATATACAGCACAGTCAGGTGCTGGTAGATCGCAGGATTTAgcaatgaaaaatcaaaaacaaggcacgacacacagagacaacatGTTTTGCCTATGGCTTCTTCAGGTTCACTACGTAACATTGCAAGAGCACTCACAGGTGTGCTACACAGGATGTGTCTAGGTCACACAGGGCCGCCCATAAGTGGGAAAAAAGCTTTCTGAAGCCAAGCCGCTAGGGGGGCCCATGCAGTCCTGCACTAATTATGTTCATCCTAAATATAAGCAAAGATGaccaaattttattttgaaccaAAATACTCACCATTACTCATTCAAATAACAtaaaattgcattttatttaatgttgctttagTAAAATGTAGCCTGTTTCATAATGAAAACCCCCTCTCCTGAAAATACTATGGTATGGAGTACTGTTTGTTGTACACAATGTCAAAACATCAAAAGTGGACCACATGCAGCAGGCTGTGTTTATgtaggagatagagagagagcacacgcaTGCGTTAACAAGAGTAAAGCAGATTTGGGGAGCATCTATTTACTGGACCTTTTCAAGGGCCCAGTCATTTCTGTGGGTGGGCCTGAGGTCACATGACCCGTAATCACAATCTCTTTttgatttgcttttttttttgttgggttTATcatagtataaaaataaaaacaaacatattgtaCCAAATTCTATAATACAAAAGACATAAACATGgtaaatatcagaaaatgtagaaatatatatatataaaaaaacatacatggGTTACAAGAATTGCATCATTTCACTTAAGAAGACTAATATGAAGCTAACTGACAAGGAACTCGTAAGCACCTTAGAAGATGAAGAAAGCAATAGCTGAAACGTGCCATTCACAATAAATCACAGTAAAGTCATCTCAGTGTGCGGTGGCTTGTTTTTGATTGTTGAGTaatgttttatctttaaataGTCACactatgaattaattaaaagcTGCTAAATGGTAAACATATATCCAACATTGGGAGCTTAAGATTGTCTAAAACTGATTTCTCACCTGTGAACTCTGATATGAGTCTGCAGTGTGCTTTTGGCCGAAAAACACTTTCCACAAATCTCACAGGTGAAAGGCTTCTCGCCTGTAAGGATATCATTAATGTCAGGAGTTGACAGCAGCAAGCGCATCCACATTTTGTAGATATTAGTTACGCAGTGATATCACTTTTAATAGCTCAGAAATCATTCACAGCTCTGTTGACGCCATGTCTGACTTTACCTGTATGAGTTCTCAGGTGCTTTTTCAGCTGAGCTGTGTCCATGAACTTGTGATGACATTGAGCACATTCTGGAAACGACTTGCCTTTAATTAAGAATTAATACATTATTCAGTTTTTAAAGTGACTACATTATAAtacacctgctgctgttggaGAGATGGGATTCTTACCTGTATGAACTCTGTAATGGCTTCTAAGTTGCCTCTTCTGAGTGAAGGTCTTTTCACATTTATCACAGCTGAAGGATTTCTCTTCTACAAATGCAGgtacagaaaaaacatttattgtaaattattgTAAAATTACATAATTGTAAAAAAgccatttattagtttctgactctgatgggggggaactgttccccaaaactactgtatctctgaactctcacataTGTAGGGTATtgtatgtgatctccttttgataactaatgcaataagttatgtaatattgtttcatttccattgactgagcctcccctgaaactgtttggagcccccctacaaaggcccgcctcacactttgaaaacccctgctctACACTAAATCAAACCATTTTCTtacaacatttttcatttaaggGTCTAGCTTGTTAACATGTAAAATtctaatttaaaaatgaataatatttccagaatttaattttaatgtacatttataATGGAGGCTTAAAGGTAGGGAAGAGaacattataaaattatatatcaGGGTtgcacaattaatcaaaatacaGGTGCCTCTAAAAAAATTTGAATGAAAATACAAGTTAATTTTCTTAagttatttaattcaaaaagtgaaactttcatatagtCTACATaacacaaagtgaaatatttagcccttttttgttttaatcttgattacagctcatggaaatcaacactccagtatctcaaaatatatttgaattttacaataaaagaatttataatacagaaatgtcgacctgaaGAGtgctaatcagctaattaactcaaaacacctgcaaaggcttCCTGaacctttaatctctcagtctggtacCGGTATTATGGAAATCGCAGTAATATCTGTCAAAATTATCGcaatgtgatttcttttttaccaTATCGTGCAGCCCTATTATATACAAAAGGTGTAATCCTTAGTATAGCAAATTAAGAACTAATAAGAGAAACCCAGTACTAACGTCATAAGATCCTACCTTCATGGAGGTTCATGTGCTCTTGTAGGGAGTGTTTGGTGGAGAGCGCCTTGGAGCAGACGGTACAAACAAAAGGCTTTACTCCAGTGTGCATGCGCTGGTGATCCAGCAGAGTGTGCTTCTGGGTAAAACTCTTTCCGCAAACCAGGCACCGAAAAGGCTTCTCTCCTGTGgaaaattacaaaacacagtaaagtttACATATGCAGGTAGTAGGTATACTATTACCTGCAGAACAGCAACACTGAGATTAACTTGATCAGTGCTGAGAGACAGATACGCCAACTTAACACTTTTTCCTTCTGATGGACGCCGTCTGTTAATTAAACCCGGGTACGTGCTAATTGAGCTGTATTTTCCAACAAACAATCTAACAATCTATAAAACACAAGTTGCATACATATACTGTTCACATGAGAGCTCTCAGCACTGCTGCATCTCTCTCTTGTTGTCCACAAAGCAGCTCCACAGAAATGTTTGTAGTTGGAAGCATCTTTCTTATAGGCACCTCGGCCTTATGTgttaaaggataattctggtttattagGATTTAACAAAACTATGACAATAAAGACCACATTTTGTAATAAACTGGAGATATCCTTTAGGGAGGGTGTTTCTCATGATGTGGGATTCAAACAAACTTCCTTATTTCCTCCCTTCTGACCTCCAGAACATCCCTTAAATCATAACTCATGTGGCAAGTTACCTGTATGAGTCCTTTGGTGAAGCTTTAAAAAGAGGTGACTTTTGAACACTTTGCCACAGTCCTCACATCGGGCCTCTGTGTTGGGGTATTTCCTTCTCCTGCCTCTCTTCCCAGGCTCTTTGCTTCCTGCTGCGTCGCTGCCCACCTTGTAGCTCTTGTATTTTACCGGTGGTCTGATTTTGCGTTTGCTTTGCCGGCTCTGGCGGGCTGCCGGGTAATAATCTGCATCGTCTTTAGGTTGTGACTCAATTACTTCATCGTTATCACAGTCCACGTCTCCAGTCCGCTCCTCCTCCAAGCCCTCGCATGGTGCGCTTCTCCCCTCCACCTCTGTTACAGTCACATCCACGTTTTTCTTTGGCCGTCCTCTTTTGCGTTTCAACACATCTGGCACCTCCTCTATGTCTGCCTTTACCTCCTCACCCCTAACCGCTGCAGCAGAGCGTGCGAGTTCAGTGAGCACTTGGACAAGGTCTTTGACCTCCATAAGACGAGCTGTGGCCAGAAGCTGCTCCGTGGCGCTCTCCTCCACAGACACCTGGGCGCTGTAGATGAACTCCAGCACTGCTGCAAACATCTTAGCTGCCATACCATCCAGCCGGTACGTAGACTGACCCATCTGATCTTCTGCCGTGAACATGAGGGAGAAGTACTCGCTGCTTGCTGCCAGCAGGGCTTTGTGCGCCTTGAAGTGCACGTCTTCCACAACAAGAGTGATGTCACACAGTAGGTCCCTTTTCCTGAGCTTGTCAAACTTGCTCAGGATGCTCTGCTTATGTGAATCCGAATGAAGGGCCATGAGTGAAGAAGTCTTGGGTGCTGCTTTCTGAGACATCTTCCGCTCAAAACAATCACCTGTGTTCCTGtgggaaatgaaaagaaacactCTATCAAAACAGGGTTATATATCATAAGACTGAGAAAAAGAGGTACAGTACttttttgcatttatattttttgactACCTAATCAATACATTGTAATTTAAAAGAAAGCTGTgtaaacaaaaagcaaataatCCTGGTAAATGGCTGGAACTAATTATTTTGTGTCTTTAAAGTGCTTATGTGAACAGTCCAAAAGCCAAATTAACAATGTAAGGTAGAAGAGGGAAAATAAATCTTCACGTTTTGAAAACCTGGGGACAAATTATCCGTCATTTGCCCCctaataaattacataaaaatgaattgattatcaaaatcgTCAACGGCTTGATCTATTATTAACCATTTCATTATCACCAGTGCTTGCATTTGTAGAAATATTGTCTTTATAACTTTATCAGTGAAGTGCAAGTATTTTGTACTGTCATTCACTATTATACAAAGTTTACCAACTAATGTGTGTTCTCAGGACTATACAGATAAACCTTGTGCGGTGATGTGAACAACCTGAATGTTAGCAAGCAAGCTAACTTACACCGTCTCAAACAAGGCATCCGCTGCTAGCCAGAAACAGGCCTCAAAtagcaaaaacagaaaagtgtGCAACTACTGTAATGTGACTACATTTTAGTTCCATTTCTGTTTGGGACAGGACTCAAACTGTTTAAGCGCACAAACAGCGGTGTAATTCAAAATAGTGAGCTTTTAGGACCTTACCTTCTACTAACGTTGGACGGAGAGCGTGAATATGAAATGGTGTCTCGCGAGAGGTGTGGTTCTATTTCCGACGAGACTCACGCTCAGCTGAGCCAGAGCCTTTCACGGCTCTGAGCTGAGCTACAATCATGCAGTCTGGCTACAACCGGCTACAACACACGGGTCTACGTTTAAAAATCACTTGCACGTCTACATTGGATTTTACGGTAAATCGTGTGGACGCCGACAGGACTGGTGCATTCAGGTGTACTACGTAAACTCAGAAATCCATACTCGAGTGGCCGCTAAGTTTGTTTAAAACAACGTTTTTAATAAGTAAATACTAAACTCACACTCAATATGCATATATTGCTTCATAGgcatatttaaatttttccatTACAAAATAGCATTAATTTGTCATGGGAATGGAAAATCAAGGGAAGGCATGGTGTACGTTAAATAATCACAGGTAAATAATGGTCTGTTTACTAATAGAATATATTGTATAACACACCTGGAAAACTCGAGAATAAACGAGAATtgtctttaatttatttatcgATTCAGACATCTCATTATAGAAAATTGACATTAAACACATGTCAGAAGTACCTGGGAACCTTTTTATACAACACAATAGATAAATATGTTAGCCTACTAATAAAAATTTGAGCTGAAACTGTCAGACAATGATGAAACACAGACTGTTTGTAGCAAAGTGGGCATTTGTTTAGAATTTGCCATCTCAATGTTATTCATAAACAGTTGTTTTCATAAATCAGACTGATTTATACAAcccattaaagaggtggtattatgcccccccctccctctcctttattgagttatatatcttttttgtgcatgtaacaggtttgcaaagtgaaaaagcccaaagtccagcccaaagggaattcccatctcccacagaaaactctgctcctcTGTAGTCCAGcgcttcacttcctttacttgtaaCGTCACAATGAAAtgcatcataaagcttgccaagcggctaacGGGGTccggcacgccctcaaaccaagctagtctgagcggaggccctttggctcgactcacctttgtttggttttccattgtagaaatgttgtacctgtacctgcttccagatacttttttttcttatcacctcacctccctcgaggttccaagcgagctgagggatactaaaatgtaacgtgaaaacatgacagacttctgactggtcagagagaatattcactattcactgcatcatcattgctgtgcgccagacagaggccagcaacagaaagttttatattttacagttttcgtatgtaatttcatcactaaatccacttctgagaagttttgaggtgagaaatcagctgtgtagatttcgaatattgacagttttaggaGAAgactcacagagccctctgctcccgctgtCATACAGAccgcagaggaaaacacagctggaaggttttcataccgcttatctgtctttacattctgaggaacgTTGAAACAACACAAGGGGTGAAAAgagcagctgcagcaatgtgcagtatgagaaaaagatggtgtttttttgaaaattaaagcatgtaaacctGTTCGGGTACAACCGCTAATttagattttgaacctgaaaatgagcataataccacttcTTTAAGAAATGTTCCTAACGTTGTTCTAAAGTAACTTAGAGCAACTAagtgaaaaatgtattcatttaataaattgaTTAAAGTGATTGAAAGACTACATCTCAACCACGGCTTCAGTTCCCAACAGATTGGTTTATGGAATCGTAAAAATATGCCCATTTAACAATGTATGCATAAAGGGTATGACTTtagtatttaattattaaaaaatgtgtcaGTAAAAACACTTAAACGATCACAGAGATAGTTAGGGAGACGTCGTaggccaaaaaagaaaaagaacaagagGTTGCGGTTAACAattagattacatttttaatttaatttaaagaaagtATGAACTACAACTGATTGGGAtattatgattatttatttagcatcaaattattattaaatgctGCAGTAAAATCAATTGAAAAGCATCGCAGAGGTTCTAGGGGACCTATGTTGGTGTTTCCTGATAACTACTACCGGTACGagaccgcggtgaagttagttttaagttggatattcgaCAGACATTCACCCAGGATCCAGTGACGGCTTTTTAGCCAGTTCACCCAGTGACGGTTGTATAAGTGCGGTTAGCTCACCTCTGATGGCTCGCTTTTAACCAACGGGGGTTAGCTtagggaccatcaataaattacaattgtgagaacagtgttatgggaaaatcattatttatttcaatagcttccaagtcatgtgacacagggacttcaaaccaatgccgaattgtagtactatactaggcaaatgagacacatcccttcatatttgatttgagtgcatattcgaatttatattaatatttattcataatgtattgaaaaaagtgctgttttttttcaatagcttccaagtcatgtgacacagggacttcaaaccaatgccgaattgtagtactatactaggcaaatgagacacaccccttcatatttgatttgagtgcattttttattttatatgaatatttatttatatttttttcttcaatagaTTCCATTTCAAATGATTCAGGGACTCAAAACCAATGCCGAATAGTACTACTACCTGTTACACATATTACACACCTCTTGTACAACTGCAGTTGTACCACACAGAGTCAGTCATTTTCTTCCACAGCATTGAGCAGATTTCaaagaaacactttatttacaCAACGGACATTCCCAGTTTCCTTTCTTNNNNNNNNNNNNNNNNNNNNNNNNNNNNNNNNNNNNNNNNNNNNNNNNNNNNNNNNNNNNNNNNNNNNNNNNNNNNNNNNNNNNNNNNNNNNNNNNNNNNGAAAGGAAACTGGGAATGTCCGTTGtgtaaataaagtgtttctttGAAATCTGCTCAATGCTGTGGAAGAAAATGACTGACTCTGTGTGGTACAACTGCAGTTGTACAAGAGGTGTGTAATATGTGTAACAGGTAGTAGTACTATTCGGCATTGGTTTTGAGTCCCTGAATCATTTGAAATGGAAtctattgaagaaaaaaatataaataaatattcatataaaataaaaaatgcactcaaatcaaatatgaaggggtgtgtctcatttgcctagtgcagtactacaattcggcattggtttgaagtccctgtgtcacatgacttggaagctattgaaataaataatgattttcccATAACACTGCTCtcacaattgtaatttattgat includes:
- the zbtb24 gene encoding zinc finger and BTB domain-containing protein 24; the encoded protein is MSQKAAPKTSSLMALHSDSHKQSILSKFDKLRKRDLLCDITLVVEDVHFKAHKALLAASSEYFSLMFTAEDQMGQSTYRLDGMAAKMFAAVLEFIYSAQVSVEESATEQLLATARLMEVKDLVQVLTELARSAAAVRGEEVKADIEEVPDVLKRKRGRPKKNVDVTVTEVEGRSAPCEGLEEERTGDVDCDNDEVIESQPKDDADYYPAARQSRQSKRKIRPPVKYKSYKVGSDAAGSKEPGKRGRRRKYPNTEARCEDCGKVFKSHLFLKLHQRTHTGEKPFRCLVCGKSFTQKHTLLDHQRMHTGVKPFVCTVCSKALSTKHSLQEHMNLHEEEKSFSCDKCEKTFTQKRQLRSHYRVHTGKSFPECAQCHHKFMDTAQLKKHLRTHTGEKPFTCEICGKCFSAKSTLQTHIRVHRGEKPYDCSICNKSFADPSARRRHVASHSGKKPFTCSFCSLSFTRLDNLKTHTKSHNKERAATTEASSDAADTAAPPEEVRNILQLQQYQLPSTSEQEIQLVVTGDVDNINFVPGQDQEISIITTEGETAESAHSRLTLLTQSSGNVQNVALVTQGGGADQNPQISILEGQSEQMHVITLSKEAMEHLQAHHGPPQPLPIAQRPVQPLEVMHQQTQQLAATQEASQGEVSREQHSQAIHISSQSSQPISISQTSEQISSHHIQGQTFQIQAGTVSYLYTTGLPQEN